GCGACCAGCACGCACGTGATCGCGCCCAGCACCCGCAGATCGAGCTCCGCCGACGAGCCGAACACCTTCCCCAGCTTGCTCGCGAACCAGTCGAACCACGCCTGGCTCGAGATGTAGCCGCTCCGGCAGGCCGAACCCGGCCCGTAGCCGAAGTGGACGTAGACCTCGGGCGCGACCTCCGGGTGCCGGCCGCCGAGGTTGCACAGCAGGCGCCAGCCGTCGCCGTTGTCGGCCATCCCGACCGGCCTCGGCACCAGGAACCGGATCAGCAGGACGCCCAGGGAGAGGGCGAAGACGCCCAGGGCGAAGCGCAGTTCACGAGCTCGCACCCGGAAGAGGGTACGAGACTCATGCCGAGTCGGCGGGCGCCGCACCGGGCACCGGCGACACGGGCCGGTGCCGGAACACGACGTAGTGGTAGAGCAGGTAGTTCCAGAACAGCCCGACGACGATCGCGGCACCCTTCGGCACCAGCAGGTTGACGCCCGGGAACAGGTGGCTCACCAGCGTGATGACGAGGAACTGGACCACCCAGAGCCCGAACGCCGTGACCGCGAAGAACAGCACCGCCTGACGCCGGACGTCACCGTCCTTGGCGCGGAACGTGAAGTTCCGGTTCAGCGTGAACGACAGCAGCATGCCCGCCGTCGTCGAGACGAGGTTCGCCACGAACGTCGGCACGCCCAGCGTCGCCAGCAGTGCGTAGCCCAGCGCGTCGACGAGCGTGTTGCCGATCCCGACGATCCCGAAGCGCACCTGCGTGGCCGTGACGAACCTCATCGGGCGGCGCTCCGGCTGTCCCGGGCGGACTCGGGAACGCCGGTGCGCACCGACGCCACGGTGTACAGCGGCCGGTTCTGGACCTGCGAGTACGTGCGGCCGATGTAGCTGCCGAGCACGCCGAGCATGATGATCTGGATACCGCCGAGGAAGAACATCGCGATGGTGATGAACGCCCAGCCGGGCACCGCGGTCTCCGGCGCGAACAGCTTCACGCCGACGACGTAGAGCACGCCGAGGAAGCTCAGCAGCGAGATCAGGTACCCCATCCGCGTGATCATCCGCAGCGGCGTCGTCGAGAACCCGAGGATGCCGTCGGCGGCGAAGCGCAGCATCTTCGTCAGCGGGTAGCCGGTGACGCCGGCGTGCCGCTGGTCGCGGTCGAACAGCACCGCCGTCTGCTTGAACCCGACGTAGCTGACGAGGCCGCGCAGGAACCGGTCGCGTTCGCGGTACTTGCGCAGCTCGTCGACGACCTTGCGGTCGACCAGCCGGAAATCGCCGGTGTTCTTCGGGATTTCGACCGCGGCCATCTTCTGGAGGAACCAGTAGAACGCGCTCGCGGTGATCCGCTTGAACGGCGAGTCCCGGCGCGAGCGGCGCTGCGCGTAGACGACCTCGTAGCCCTCTTCCCACTTCTCGAGCAGCTCGAGGGCGACCCGCGGCGGGTCCTGCAGGTCGCTGTCCATGATGATCGTCGCGTCGGCGTCCACCAGGTCGAGCCCGGCGGTGACGGCCATCTGGTGGCCGAAGTTGCGGGACAGCTCGACGACCGTGACGCGGGGGTCGCGCGCGCCCAGCTCGGTGAGCCGGTCCAGGGACGCGTCCCGGCTGCCGTCGTCGACGTAGATGAAGCTGAAGTCGTACCGTCCGGCCAGGGGCGCGGTGACCTCGTCGACCGTGCGGTGCAGCAGGTCGATGTTCGCTTCCTCGTTGTAGATGGGGAAGATGAACGCGACCCGGTGGCGCGTGGTCGGCTCGGTCGGCACTGGCGCTCCCGTGGGTCGGCGTCTCGGGCATCCTAAAGATCGGCGACGCCCTCGGCGAACACGGTCATCCGCTGTCCGTAGTCCTCGGCCGGGCCGAAGTGGACGGCCACCGCGTCCGCCCCGGCCAGGATATACGCCCGGAATCGCGCGATGGCGGCCCCGAGATCGCCGCCGTTCCATTCCATTCTGGCGGTGACCCGTGTTTCGCGGCCGTTTGTCATGCCGGTGAGCTTTTCGGCGCGCTCGCCGACTTCGGCGGGGGAGAGGCCGGCGCTCATCCAGCCCGAACCGATCCGCGCGGCCCGGCGCAGCGCGACGTCCGAGTTGCCGCCGACGGTGATCGGCACCGGCCCGGCCGGCCGCGGCTCGAAGTACCCGCCGCCGGGGCCGCGGCCGGTGCGGAAGAGCTCGGCGAGCAGGTCGAGGGTGGCGTCGGTCCGCTTGCCGCGGCCGCCGAAGTCCGCGCCGACCTCGGCGAACTCGGGCTCGTTCCAGCCGGTGCCGACACCGAGGTCGAACCGGTGCCCGGAGAGCGCATCGAGCGTCGCGACCTGCTTGGCCAGCGCGAACGGCTCCCGCAGCGGCACGATCAGCACGGACGTCCCGAGCCGGATCCGGCTGGTCCGCGCGGCGATGTGGGCGAGCGTCACGAGCGGCTCGTAGACCCCGCCGAAGACGTCGCCGAAGGCGCCGGGCGGGATGAGGTGGTCGGGCAGCCAGGCGGCGTGGTAGCCGAGGTCCTCGGCCAGCTTCGCGAGTTCGGCTGGACGCGCGGGGTCGAGGTCCGGCCGCTCGTTCGGCAGGACGACTTCGAGGAAATGTCCGGTCATGCCGGCGACGTTAGGTCTTCACATCGGTGTGAAGGTCAAGCTGCCAGGGGGTCGGATGCGGATCGGCGAGCTCGCGGGACGCACGGGCGTCAGCACGCGGCTGCTGCGCTACTACGAAGAGCAGGGCCTGCTGACGGCCTCGCGCGACGGCAACGGCTACCGCGTCTACGACGAGGACGCCGTTGTGCGCGTGCGGCAGATCCGGCGGCTGCTCGGGGCCGGGCTGACCACCGAGGTGATCGCGTCGGCGCTGCAGTGCGCCCGCGGCGAGGAAGCCCACCTCGACCTGTGCCCGGAGCTGGCCGGTCTGCTGCACCGCGAGCTGGCCGCGATGGACGACCGGATCGGGGCGCTGCAGCGGCGCCGGAGCGCGCTGGCCGGGTACTTGTCCGCCGAGGGCTGAGGGCGCCTCGATACGCTGGACGGCGTGGGACCGGCGCGTGTCCTGACGGGGGAGTTCCGCCTGGTGTGCCAGGCTTGACGAGGTGAAGGACGACGAGTGAATCGGCAGCCGCTGCGCCTGGCCATCATCGAGGCCACCCGGATTCTCGAACGCGCCGGCGTCGCCTCGCCGCGGTTCGACGCCGAGGTGATCGCGGCGCACGTGCTCGGGGTCGAACGCGGGCGGCTGCCGATGGTGCCGCTGGTCGATCCGCCGGTCATCGAGGCCATCGGCCAGCTCGTCCAGCAGCGCGCGAAGCGGATCCCGCTGCAGTACCTCACCGGCTGGGCGGCGCTCGGCGAGATCACCGTCGCGGTCGGCGCGGGCGTGTTCGTGCCGCGGCCGGAGACCGAGCTGCTGCTCGAGTGGGGCGTCAAGTTCCTGCAGGGGCGCGAGTTCCCGGTCGTGGTGGACCTGTGCACCGGTTCCGGGGCGCTGGCACTGGCGGTCGCGCACGCCCGCCCGGACGCGGTCGTCTACGCGGTCGACGTCGATCCGCAGGCGCTGGCCTGGGCCCGCCACAACGCGGACGTCCACGCGGACGCGGGCAACACCCCGATCCGTCTGTACTCGGGCGACATCGGCGACCCGACGATGTTCGCCGAGCTCGACGGCCTGGTCGACCTGGTGCTGTGCAACCCGCCGTACGTCCCGGAGGGCACGCCGGTGCCCCCGGAGGTCGCGGAGCACGACCCGCCGCGCGCGGTGTTCGCGGAGGAGAGCGGGCTGGCGGTGATCCGCCACGCGATCGCGGCGGGGGCCCGGCTGCTGCGTCCGGGAGGCGGGCTCGCGATCGAGCACGACGACACGCACGGCTCGGCGGTGCCGGCGCTGGTGCGGGCGCGGAGGGTGTTGACGGGTGTCGAGGACCACGCGGACCTGACCGGGCGGGCGCGGTTCGTCACCGCTCGCCGGCTGGGCTGAGCAGGCCGCGGTGTCGTGAATGACTCATTCATGTCGTCCGAAGACATGAATGAGTCATTCAAGACGTTCGGGCCTCGTTGTCCACAACCTGACCGAGCTGGGGACAACGAGACCGTCACGCTCAGAAGCCGAAGGCCGTGCAGCTCGCCGTCGCGGTCTTCGACGGGTCGCTCACCGACGTCGCCGTCAGCTTCACCCGTGCCGCGAGGTCGCCGCCCGCTCCGCGCTTCGCGTACGCCGGCACCTTCACGTGCCCGCCGAACTTCGCCGTCGCCAGCTCGTTCGGCAGCCGGACCTCCCAGCCGCGGGCGTCCGTCGACACGCTCAGCCGGTACGTGTCCGTGTCGTACGGCGCCTGTGCGCCGCGGGCCGCGCCCGTGTTGATCAGACCGAAGTCGCAGGTCGCGAGGCCGCCGCGGGCGAACGCCGGCAGGGCCGGGGTCACCGCCGCGCCGCGCGCCTGGCTGCCCGAGCCGTCCAGGGACGCCACCGTCACCGTGTACGACAGCACACCGCGGCGATCCCGGGCCAGGTCGGTGATCAGGAACTTCAGCCGGTTCGCCTGGTCGGTGTACTCGTACGGGCTCGCCGCTTCGGTACCCGCCTTGAACAGGGCGTCGTTGAGCTGCCGGTAGTCGCCGATGGTGATCTTCACCGGCGTCCCGTCCGCCTTCGTGTAGTCGGTGATGCCGATGTCCGCGGGGTTCGCGTCGATCACCCACTCGAAGGGGGCGGCGTCCTTGTTCTTCGTCTTCGCGATCAGCACGCCCGAGTCCGGCGAGAAGGAGTCCGCGCCCATCCGGTCGACCACCTCGACGGTGTAGTTGTCGTAGCCGCCGCCGTCGCAGAACGGGTCCGTCGCCTTGTCGCACTTCGGGCTCTTGTCGCCGCCGGTCAGCTTGATGTTCAGGCCGGTGAACGCCCCCGGCTGCGCCTCCGCCTCGCGCGCGGTGATGCGGGCCGACACCGGACCCGAGGAAGCCAGTGCGTTGCGGTCGAGCTGCAGGACGTCGGCCGGGTCGACGATGCCGAGCTTCATCTTGTTGCGGAGCATGTGCTGGGCACCCATCGAGCTGCCCTGCGTCGCCGGGATCTGCCAGCGGGTGTGCGGGCCGCCCGGGCCGTTGAACGTGCCGCGCGAGAGCATCTCCCAGGCGCCGGAGTAGTCCCGCCACGGCGGGATCCCGAACGGGTTGTTGTAGTTGTCGCCGATGCCCAGGATGTGGCTGAACTCGTGGGCGTAGGTCGACTGGCCCGAGCTCTCGGCCTGCACCGAGCTGCCGTTTTCGGCGTTCGGCCAGATGCTGGCGGCCGACGCCCACGACGTCCACGGCACGTACCGCGTCGCCGCGTAGTTGGGCAGGTCGTGGCCCGGCGGGCCGAACGCGTCCGGCACGTTCTCCTTCGTGCCGAACTTCATCTCGCCGAACTCCTGCCAGGTCGAGCTCTCGTCCTGGCCGGCCGACAGGTAGAAGACGAAGTCGAACTGGTTCGCGGTGTCGCCGACGTCGGCGCGCCAGGCGTTGCCGGCGTCGGTCCGGATGTCGCGGTCGCAGTTCGCGCTCGGCGGGCAGGCGCCCGGCTGGAACTCCATGCCGTACTCGTAGGACCTCCCGGGCATCCGGTACGGCCCGAACGCGGTCAGCTGCACGCCGAAGCGGCCGCCGGAGTCCTCCATCCAGTACTCGTTGATGGTGTGCCCGTTGTTGAGCGCCTCGGGCTTGTTGAGGAAGTCCTGGTAGTACTGCGCGACGCCGGCCCGCGGGATGTTCGCGGCGCCGGGGCCGGGGTTGCCGAAGATCGTCGAGTTCGCCGGCTTCGTGACGACGAAGTCCTGGTCGGGGTAGTCGGCGAGGACGACCGCGCCCTTGAAGGTGCGCTGGGTGGGCTTGAGGCTGGGGTCGGCCCAGTTCGTACCGGGGACCTTCTTGTAGTCGGACCAGGTCATGTGGTCCTGGTTCTCCCAGTGCGCGGCGTCGATCGGGGCCGGCCAGCCACGGGTCAGCGGCTCGGCGGCGGCGGTGCCGGCGCCGAGCCCGGTGAGGACGGTGACCGCGGCGAGCAGGGCGAGCGCCTTCGGGGTTCTGGAACGCATCTGCGGCTCCTTCACTGGGAACCCACGGGGGTGGTGGTTCCCGATGATCGACCGTATTGAGCCCCGCTGTCCCGGTTCTGCCTCGCGGCGAGGTTTACCCGCTTGCCCCACGACGAAAGTCTGGCCGGCCGGTGTGACGCGGCGAACGCCCGCTCCGGCAGCCGGACTACTCTTGGCGCTCATGAGCGTGGTCTACGACTGCAGCAAGCGGGAGTCCCGGGCCGACGGACTGACGGCGGCCGCGGGCGCGGTGCGGTCGAGCAGGCTGGTCGTCCTGCCGACCGACACGGTCTACGGCATCGGTGCCGACGCGTTCGACGCGGGCGCCGTCCAGGCGCTGTTGCGCGCGAAGAACCGCGGGCCGGACATGCCGGTCGGCGTGCTCGTCGGCTCGTGGTCCACTGTGGACGGTCTGGTGCTCGGCGTGCCCCCGCAGGCGCGTGCGCTCATCGAAGCGTTCTGGCCGGGCGACCTGTCCATCGTGCTCCCGCACGCGCCGAGTCTGCAGTGGAACCTCGGTGACGCGCGCGGCACCGTGATGCTCCGGATGCCGCTGCACCCGGTGGCCCTGGAGCTGCTGCGCGACGTCGGCCCGATGGCCGTGTCGAGCGCGAACGTCTCGGGCCGGCCGCCGGCCAGCACCGCGCAGGAGGCGCAGGAGCAGCTCGGCGACTCGGTCGCGGTGTACCTCGACGGCGGCTCGAGCGGCGAGCCCGTCGCGTCGAGCATCGTGGACCTCACCGGCACCGAACCGGTGGTGCTGCGCGAAGGCGCCGTGAGCAAGGACGCCATCGCGGAGGTGCTCGGTGTACCCGCGGAATCGTTGGCGTGAAGCCGGATCAAGGCGCCGGGCGCGGCACGATAGCGTGTCGCGGGTGACCCCGACCCCGCGAGCGTGACGCACCCGTGCCGCCCACATCCGGTCTTCTCCCCATCCGGGAATACATCCTCGTCGCGTTGACCGCGACGGCCGTGACGTACCTGCTCACCGGCGTCGTCCGGCGGATCGCGATCCGCGTCGGCGCGATCGCCAACCCGCGGGCGCGCGACGTCCACGTCGCCCCGATCCCGCGGATGGGCGGGATCGGCATCTTCCTCGGCGTCGCGGGCGCAATGGGGCTGGCCCACCAGCTGCCCGCGCTGTCGCACGGCTTCGACGCCTCGTTCGACTCGGTCGGCGTGCTGCTCGCGGCCGGGGTCATCTCGCTGATCGGCGCGCTCGACGACCGGTTCGAGCTGGACGCCTGGACGAAGCTGGCCGGCCAGGTCATGTGCGCCGGGATCCTGGTCATCTTCGGCGTGCAGTGGGTGTCGTTCTGGGTGCCGTGGGGCGGCCAGGGCGACTCGTTCGGCTCGGTGCTGGTGCTCGACAAGAACCAGGGCGCGCTGCTCACCGTCGTGATGGTCGTGGTGATGGTCAACGCGATGAACTTCGTCGACGGCCTGGACGGGCTGGCCGGCGGCCTCGGGTTCATCGCGGCGGCGGCGACGTGCGCGTTCTCGCTGGGCCTGCTCGACAGCTCCGGCGGCGACGTCGGCACCTACCCGCCGGCGCTGATCGCGGCGACGCTCGCCGGCGCGTGCCTGGGGTTCCTGCCGTACAACTTCCAGCCCGCGAAGATCTTCATGGGCGACTCCGGGTCGATGATGATCGGCCTGATGCTCGCGGGCGCGACGACGTCGGCGTCCGGGCGCGTGCCGTACCCGCAGTTCAGCGGCAAGGACGCGATCGCGCTGCTCTCGCCGCTGGTGGTCGTGGCGGCGGTGCTGTTCGTGCCGCTGCTGGACCTGATCATGGCGGTCGTCCGCCGCACGCGCCGCGGCGAGAGCCCGTTCGCGGCGGACAAGATGCACCTGCACCACCGGCTGCTGGAGATCGGCCATTCCCAGCGCCGGGCGGTGCTGCTGATCTACTTGTGGGCCGGGATCCTGGCGTTCGGCGCGGTCTCGGTGACCCTGTTCGACGACGCGGCGGCGCTGTGGATCATCGGGGTGGGACTGGTGTTCGCGGTGGTGGTCTCGATCGTCCCGCGCCTGCGTTCGCGCAACCAGCCCGGAACCTGACCAGGCGCGTTCTCTACACTCGGTGGCTGAACCGAGCAGGGAGCCAGCTGTGAGCGAAACCGAAACGCACGAGCAGGAGAACCCGCACGCCAAGGTGGTGCTGCAGGCCGCCCGTGCGATGACCAGGGCTTCGCTGCTGGTGACCCCGCCCGCGGTGATCGTCTGCATCGCGCTCTTCAGCATCCTCAACGGCATGCCCGGCTTCCTGGGCTCGCTCGTCGGCGGCGTGCTCGCCATGCTGGCGTCGCTGTCCACGCTGGGGCTGATGAAGTTCAGCGCCGGCCAGGACCCGATGTTCGTCATGGTCATCGCGCTCGGCGGGTACGTCGTGAAGGTCGTGCTGCTGTTCGGTGCGCTCACCCTGCTGAAGGGCGTCACCGCGCTGCACCCGATGTCCTTGGGCATCACGATGATCGTCGCCATCCTGCTGGCCGCCGCGGCCGAGTTCGCCGCGTTCCGCAAGACCAAGATCCCGACGATCATCCCCTCCTGACACCGGTCCGTTTTGCCGTGGACGTCCGTTACTCACGGTGAACCGGCCTGCGGCCGCCCGAGTGTGACCGGCGCCATAAAAGTGCGCCTTCGTGCGCCCCGCCGAAAGCGGCCGGGACCTGCCGCCTGCGACGTTCCGGAGCCGGTCCCGTCCGGTGCCGGACCAGGGTCCCGGGTCGACCCGGGACTTAGGTCCTGGGCTGATCGGTGGGTATGGAGTACGCGTGTACGGCACTGATTGACCTGCTGGTATGGTCCGCGTCAAGGGTGGCGGCCTCGGCCGCACGCTCCCTAAGACGAACCGCGATCAGCAGTGTGGCGACCGTGTAGTTCCGCCTCTTCGCCGCTGGTCCGAAGTAGACCGCAGGGCAGTGTTCACGCGAGACAACCCCGTGTGCAGAACGTGAAGCCGTGTTCATCGCACAGTGGGGCAGCCGCCTCCGGCGTCCCGATGCGTATCGGGTACGTTAAGTCCAGATCGTGACGATTCCCCCGGCGGAGTGAACGCCGGCCGGGAGAACCGGAAGGAGCCCAGTGGGCGCGCTGGTACTGACCGAGGGTGGCACTTTCACGCCCCCCGGTGTGGCGGACTTCAACCTGCCGCCTATTTTCGGCTCCGGGTACTGGGGCAGCTTCACCAAGCCGATGCTGCTCGTGGTGATCTCGCTGATCATCATCATCACCTACTTCATGGTGGCGTCCCGGAAGCTGAAGGTCGTCCCCGGCAAGTCGCAGTTCCTCGCCGAGTCGGTCTACAACTTCGGCCGCAACAACATCGCGCGGGAACAGATCGGCTCGAAGGACTTCAAGCCGTTCATCCCGCTGATCCTCGGCCTGTTCACCTTCGTACTGGTGAACAACCTGTTCGGGATCATCCCGTTCTTCCAGTTCCCGACCATGGCGCGGATCGGGTTCCCGCTCGCGCTTTCGGTGCTGGTCGTCTACCCGGTCTACCACTACGTCGGTTTCAAGCGATACGGCTTCAAGGGTTACTTGAAGAAGGAGCTCGCGCCGGCCGGAGTCCCGGGCTTCGTGATGCCGCTGTTCTCGACGATCGAGTTCGCGCAGAAGTTCTTCATCGCGCCGGCCACGCTCGCCATCCGAGTGTTCGCCGCGATGTTCGCCGGTCACCTCATCATCATGGTGTTCACCCTCGGCGGCAGCTTCCTGCTGACCGAGACCGACGGATTCGGGCTGAAGCTCGTTTCGCCGGTGGCGTTCATCTTCGCGATCCTGATGACTTTCCTCGAGGCCTTCATCCAGGTGCTGCAGGCCTACATCTTCGCCCTGCTGTCGGCCGGGTACATCGGCGCCGCGCTGGCGTCGGAGCACTGAGAACACAAGCCCCCGATCCACGCGAGCGCGTGGACCGAAGTGAAGGGAAATGCACGTGAGCAACATCGTTCTGGCCCAGGCCGCGGAGCAGGCCGTCAACATCAACCCCGGTCTCGCCGCCATCGGTTACGGCCTGGGCGCGATCGGCCCGGGCATCGGTGTGGGTCTGATCTTCGCCGCGGTCATCAACGGCACCGCGCGTCAGCCGGAGGCGCAGGGCAAGCTGCAGGGCATCGGCTTCTCGACCTTCGTTCTGACCGAGGTGCTGGCCCTGATCGGTATCGTCATCTACTTCATCGCCTCCGCTGCCTGAGTTCGCCGGCTCATCGCTTAAGGAGACGTCGTGCTGAAGACTGAATTGGTGTTGGCCGCCGAAGCGGCGCCCAACCCGATCATCCCGCACATCCCCGAGGTCATCCTCGGGATCGTCGCCTTCGTGATCCTGCTGTTCGTTCTGAAGAAGTACGTCGTTCCGCGCTTCGAAGCGGCGTACGAAGAGCGCGCCCAGATGATCGAAGGCGGCATCGAGAAGGCGGAAAAGGCCCAGGCCGAGGCCGAAGAGGCGCTCGCCAAGTACCGGGCGCAGCTGCAGGAAGCCCGCAGCGAAGCCGCGAAGATCCGCGACGACGCCCGGCTCGAAGCCGAGCAGATCAAGGCGGAACTGCGGGCCGAGGCGGAGGCCGAGTCCCAGCGCATCGTCGCCCAGGGCCAGGCCCAGCTGCAGGCCCAGAAGGCGCAGATCATCGCCGAACTGCGGGCCGACATGGGCCGCAACGCCGTCGAGCTGGCGAGCCGCATCGTCGGCGAGTCGCTCGAGGACGAGGCGCGCCGCCGCGGCACCGTCGACCGGTTCCTGGCGGAGCTGGAGACCGCCGGTACCTCCAACGGAGCGGGGAAGTAGACCAGAGATGACGCTGCATGCTGCGAGCCGTGAAGCGCTCGGCCTCGCCGAGGAACGCCTCGGCGAGGTTCTGGCCGACGCGGGAGCCGACGCCGCCACGGTCGGCGACGAGCTGCTCTCGGTCGTCGACCTGCTGGACCGGGAGATCGGCCTGCGCCGGGCGGTGAGCGACGCCTCGGCGACGCCGGAGGCGCGCACCGCGCTGGTGCGCCGGCTGTTCGAGGGCAAGCTCTCCGAACCGGCCCTGAAGGTGCTCGACGTCGTGGCGGGCAGCCGCTGGTCCAGCCCCCGTGAGCTGACCGACGGGCTCGAAGAGCTCGGCCGCTCGGCGCTGCTCACCGCCGCCGAGCAGACCGGGAACGTCGACGCCGTCGAGTCCCAGCTGTTCCAGGTCGCGCGGATCGTGGCCCACCACCCGGAGCTCGAGACCGCGCTCTCGGACCTCACCGGTCCCGCCGATGCCAAGCGGACGCTGGTGCGCGGGCTGTTCGCCGACAAGGTGGACGTGGTCACCGAGACCCTCGTCGAGCAGGTCGTCCGCCGGGCCAAGGGCCGCGGCGTCGGCATCGGGCTCGACAAGCTGGTCCAGCTGGCCGCGGAACGCCGTGAGCGCTCGGTCGCGTACGTGACCAGCGCGAGCGCCCTGACCGACGAGCAGACCGCCCAGCTGGGCGCGAAGCTCGACGACATCTACGGGCGGCCGATCGCGCTGCACGTCGAGGTCGACCCCCGGCTCGGCGGCGGGCTCGTGGTCCGCGTCGGCGACGAGGTCATCGACGGGAGCGCGGCGGGTCAGCTGGCGACGCTGCGCAGGCGGCTGGCCCGGGCATAGCCCCAGGTCACACAAGACTTTGCATACTGGCAAGAACGAAGCGAGAGCGGGAAAGACATGGCCGAGCTGACGATCTCCTCGGATGAGATCCGTAGCGCGATCGAGAACTACGTCTCGAGTTACGCCCCGGACGTGAGCCGGGAAGAAGTTGGCGTCGTGATCGACGCGGGTGACGGTATCGCCCACGTCGAGGGCCTTCCCTCGGCCATGGCCAACGAACTGCTCGAGTTCCCCGGCGGCGTTCTGGGCGTCGCGCTGAACCTGGACGCGCGCTCCATCGGTGCCGCGATCCTCGGTGACTTCGAAAGCATCGAAGAGGGCCAGCAGGTCAAGCGCACCGGCCAGGTCCTGTCGGTGCCGGTCGGCGACGGCTACCTCGGCCGCGTCGTCAACCCCCTGGGCCAGGCGATCGACGGCCTCGGCGAGATCGAGACCTCCGACCGCCGCGCGCTGGAGCTGAAGGCCGCTTCGGTCGTCGAGCGCCAGCCGGTGTCGGAGCCGCTGCAGACCGGCATCACCGCCATCGACGCGATGACCCCGATCGGCCGCGGCCAGCGCCAGCTGATCATCGGTGACCGCAAGACGGGCAAGACGGCCGTCGCGGTGGACACGATCATCAACCAGAAGGCCAACTGGGAGACCGGCGACCCGCAGAAGCAGGTTCGCTGCATCTACGTCGCGGTCGGCCAGAAGGGCTCCACGATCGCCGCCGTGAAGAAGTCCCTCGAGGACGCCGGCGCGCTGGAGTACACCACCATCGTCGCGGCCCCCGCGTCGGACTCCGCCGGCTT
This genomic window from Amycolatopsis mongoliensis contains:
- a CDS encoding F0F1 ATP synthase subunit B produces the protein MLKTELVLAAEAAPNPIIPHIPEVILGIVAFVILLFVLKKYVVPRFEAAYEERAQMIEGGIEKAEKAQAEAEEALAKYRAQLQEARSEAAKIRDDARLEAEQIKAELRAEAEAESQRIVAQGQAQLQAQKAQIIAELRADMGRNAVELASRIVGESLEDEARRRGTVDRFLAELETAGTSNGAGK
- a CDS encoding F0F1 ATP synthase subunit delta, coding for MTLHAASREALGLAEERLGEVLADAGADAATVGDELLSVVDLLDREIGLRRAVSDASATPEARTALVRRLFEGKLSEPALKVLDVVAGSRWSSPRELTDGLEELGRSALLTAAEQTGNVDAVESQLFQVARIVAHHPELETALSDLTGPADAKRTLVRGLFADKVDVVTETLVEQVVRRAKGRGVGIGLDKLVQLAAERRERSVAYVTSASALTDEQTAQLGAKLDDIYGRPIALHVEVDPRLGGGLVVRVGDEVIDGSAAGQLATLRRRLARA